A region from the Tahibacter amnicola genome encodes:
- a CDS encoding ABC transporter permease: MILAYELSDAWVGLRKRPLFVLSIIATLAVTLGILLCMVNLNQVLLLKALPYPDQDRLVVGVANVYENHETRFSDMMAYPIAEHVEKHADVAAVAAVNYAEEIVTNIDARPKLRVTNATPKYFPMLGTRFAKGGPLEAGNGVGSKDPVAILSYEAWQKYFNGRENILEETVVINDVSYRIVGVTAESFIEPELFQAGLKTQIWLPWEFNTWAEDARKNWVGFTDQIKVLALLNPGQRMMDAEQMLNGLVSERFREESRGSSFLKNGDYRFQVQGLKSYLVQDGKVSALLFLSSSFALALIACINVFNLLLSRAAEQLRQLAIKATLGARKSHIFRQVFAEHLLLVCTSMVLALVLATVVTGAMKEKVAGQLPRIAELTISPATIAVALVLMTALALAFSGIVSHVLDYRRLAGQLKASGKGSGLQVSSAIRNFLVVSQIALAAFLLVAIASVLKVSYATVTRDPGFRVDNLVFANLSVGSMQPSREERIRYIDDITGKLKQLPQVKQVSSALFVPMMSNRWTSALKLDAAGSDSLSVATNLIDDAYLGVMGEEIVRGNNFSRDDVNYSAKKVLVNEELARKIAPSGDAIGKYVYWQSGGEQEFKPHEVIGIVRDVAIPRTAPTPRLYATRFSGLRFIVQLNEGAELSRQEFLNVLSSVHKQFNLYEYERVRDIYDALVLKDVFIVWVAIGLGLLTVLLASIGIYGVLNYGILLRRYELGVRMSIGAGPGRIAGMIYQENGVLFLYGALASLVILVVSDRLLAKYAGYELPLSFSAGAGGYVVIVVSVAAACYLTLRTIITRWPIFALRTD, from the coding sequence ATGATCCTGGCCTATGAGCTTTCCGACGCATGGGTCGGGCTCCGGAAACGACCGCTGTTTGTCCTGAGCATTATCGCAACGCTGGCCGTCACCCTCGGCATTCTGCTTTGCATGGTGAACCTCAACCAGGTTCTCCTGCTCAAGGCGTTGCCGTACCCGGACCAGGACCGACTGGTCGTCGGTGTCGCGAATGTCTATGAGAACCATGAGACCCGTTTCTCGGACATGATGGCCTACCCCATCGCCGAGCATGTGGAGAAGCATGCCGACGTCGCTGCGGTCGCGGCCGTGAACTATGCAGAGGAGATCGTCACCAATATCGACGCCAGGCCAAAGCTGCGCGTCACGAACGCCACGCCGAAGTACTTCCCGATGCTGGGCACGCGCTTTGCGAAGGGCGGTCCGCTGGAAGCGGGCAACGGCGTGGGTTCGAAGGATCCGGTGGCGATCCTCAGCTACGAGGCTTGGCAAAAGTATTTCAATGGCCGCGAAAACATCCTTGAGGAAACGGTCGTCATCAACGACGTGTCCTATCGGATCGTGGGCGTCACCGCGGAAAGCTTCATCGAACCGGAGCTGTTCCAGGCTGGCCTCAAGACACAGATCTGGTTGCCCTGGGAATTCAATACCTGGGCCGAGGATGCGCGCAAGAACTGGGTGGGCTTCACCGACCAGATCAAGGTCCTCGCGCTGCTGAATCCGGGCCAGCGCATGATGGATGCCGAGCAGATGCTCAACGGCCTGGTCAGCGAGCGGTTCCGCGAGGAAAGCCGTGGGTCGTCCTTTCTCAAGAATGGCGACTATCGCTTCCAGGTCCAGGGCCTGAAATCCTACCTGGTGCAGGACGGCAAGGTATCGGCCCTGCTATTCCTGAGCAGCAGTTTTGCGTTGGCTTTGATTGCCTGTATCAATGTCTTCAACCTGCTGTTGTCGCGGGCCGCGGAACAACTGCGCCAGCTGGCCATCAAGGCGACGCTCGGCGCCAGGAAGAGCCACATCTTTCGACAGGTCTTCGCCGAGCACCTGCTGCTGGTCTGCACGTCGATGGTGCTGGCCCTGGTGCTTGCCACCGTCGTTACCGGGGCGATGAAGGAGAAGGTCGCCGGACAGTTGCCGCGAATTGCCGAGCTGACGATCTCGCCGGCGACCATCGCGGTTGCACTGGTGCTGATGACGGCGTTGGCACTGGCCTTCTCGGGCATCGTGTCGCATGTGCTGGACTACCGTCGTCTTGCAGGCCAGCTGAAGGCCAGTGGCAAGGGCTCGGGTCTGCAAGTGTCTTCGGCGATCCGCAACTTTCTGGTGGTCAGTCAGATTGCTTTGGCCGCGTTTCTGCTCGTGGCGATCGCGAGCGTGCTGAAGGTTTCCTACGCGACGGTGACGCGCGATCCGGGGTTCCGCGTGGACAACCTGGTATTCGCCAACCTCAGCGTCGGTTCCATGCAGCCCAGCCGGGAAGAGCGGATCCGCTACATCGACGATATCACCGGGAAACTCAAGCAGCTGCCTCAGGTGAAGCAGGTGAGCAGTGCGCTGTTCGTGCCGATGATGAGTAATCGCTGGACGAGCGCACTGAAACTGGATGCGGCGGGCAGTGACTCCCTGTCGGTGGCGACCAACCTCATCGACGACGCCTACCTGGGCGTCATGGGCGAGGAGATCGTGCGCGGTAACAATTTCAGCCGCGATGACGTGAACTACTCGGCCAAGAAGGTCCTGGTCAATGAGGAACTCGCCCGGAAGATCGCCCCGTCCGGCGATGCAATCGGCAAGTACGTCTACTGGCAAAGTGGCGGTGAGCAGGAATTCAAGCCGCACGAAGTCATCGGCATCGTGCGTGACGTGGCGATTCCGCGCACCGCGCCGACACCTCGTCTGTACGCGACCCGTTTCAGCGGCCTGCGTTTCATCGTGCAGCTCAATGAGGGTGCAGAGCTTTCGCGACAGGAGTTCCTGAATGTGCTGTCGAGCGTGCACAAGCAATTCAATCTGTACGAGTACGAACGGGTCCGGGATATCTACGACGCACTGGTCCTCAAGGATGTGTTCATCGTCTGGGTCGCTATAGGTCTGGGCCTGCTGACGGTCCTGCTGGCCAGCATCGGCATCTACGGCGTACTCAACTACGGCATTCTGCTGCGGCGATACGAGCTCGGCGTAAGGATGTCGATCGGCGCGGGGCCCGGCCGCATCGCGGGGATGATCTACCAGGAGAACGGCGTGCTCTTCCTGTACGGCGCGCTGGCGAGCCTGGTCATTCTTGTCGTGTCCGACCGCTTGCTGGCGAAGTACGCCGGATATGAATTGCCGTTGTCTTTCAGTGCTGGAGCGGGTGGCTACGTTGTGATCGTGGTGTCAGTGGCGGCGGCCTGCTACCTGACGTTGCGCACCATTATCACGCGCTGGCCGATTTTCGCCTTGCGTACTGACTGA
- a CDS encoding ABC transporter ATP-binding protein, with protein sequence MSNPKIKVENLSKVFSTEEVDTYALADVSLNILEGDYVSVSGPSGCGKSTLLSILGLLDTPTSGQYWLDGIDVSKIGLSQSAEIRCEKIGFVFQQFNLIDELSVADNIALPLRYSRKKYSRDEILARVHDCLGKVGMQNRAGHKPNQLSGGQQQRIAIARALVAQPAVLLVDEPTGNLDSRNGDAIMELLGQLNAAGTTICMVTHDPRYANFARTQINLLDGKIQLPGEGAHGAGGGLQGVAA encoded by the coding sequence GTGAGCAATCCCAAGATCAAGGTGGAGAACCTCAGCAAGGTGTTTTCGACCGAGGAAGTCGACACCTATGCATTGGCGGACGTCAGCCTGAATATCCTCGAAGGCGACTACGTGTCCGTCTCCGGGCCTTCCGGTTGTGGAAAATCGACCCTGCTGTCAATCCTCGGCCTGCTGGACACGCCGACGTCCGGACAATACTGGCTCGACGGCATTGACGTGAGCAAGATCGGACTGAGCCAGAGCGCGGAGATCCGCTGCGAGAAGATCGGCTTCGTGTTCCAGCAGTTCAATCTCATCGACGAGCTCTCTGTCGCCGACAACATCGCCTTGCCGCTCCGCTACAGCCGGAAGAAATACAGCCGCGACGAGATCCTGGCGCGCGTGCACGACTGCCTCGGCAAGGTAGGGATGCAGAACCGGGCCGGTCACAAGCCGAACCAGTTGTCCGGTGGCCAGCAGCAGCGTATTGCGATCGCCCGGGCTCTCGTGGCGCAGCCGGCCGTTCTGCTGGTCGATGAGCCCACCGGCAACCTCGATTCGCGCAACGGCGACGCCATCATGGAACTGCTGGGGCAGCTCAATGCCGCCGGAACGACCATCTGCATGGTGACGCACGATCCGCGCTACGCGAATTTCGCGCGCACGCAGATCAACCTGCTGGACGGGAAGATCCAGCTGCCGGGTGAGGGAGCACACGGTGCGGGTGGCGGCCTGCAAGGCGTCGCCGCATGA
- a CDS encoding HlyD family secretion protein gives MDIIKSKNAGSVQKWYASRRWLAIFGAIGVVVFGMAMRTGTSSTNISRDALVVGLVKKGRFDITVDGYGELKSSSKRLITSVSKATVEEVVLKPGAKVTADSVILRMSNPQIDQDLDLARQQLEAEKISVEEIALTKQRELQDEDAKLLEAQSQLELVEMRQKALAEVAKQGILSNIEYAEINLKVTQQQRNLKIQRERYATLQKINRAQVEIRNKLVEQKRLAYEKILDQKNKLTVRAGNEGTLQLLYVELGQSIEPGKELALVGGDKDLNALIKIPQSKSDSVRIDQSARISVGGNMVPAKVVQINPGVVDGSVTVELQPTQTLPDNARPNLNVNAVIEVGSYDDALFVDRPANVSPNSSVNVFVLDKSGDSAERVSVDFGQESGKLIQVKKGLVGGAKVVLTDVSKYAAEKSVSIVD, from the coding sequence ATGGATATTATTAAGTCGAAAAATGCCGGATCCGTCCAGAAGTGGTATGCATCAAGGCGCTGGCTGGCAATATTCGGAGCGATTGGTGTCGTCGTTTTCGGCATGGCGATGCGAACCGGCACGTCCTCGACGAATATCAGCCGGGATGCCCTGGTTGTTGGTCTGGTCAAGAAGGGGCGGTTCGATATCACCGTCGACGGTTACGGCGAACTCAAGTCGAGCAGCAAGCGTCTGATTACCAGTGTCAGCAAGGCGACGGTGGAAGAGGTCGTTCTCAAGCCGGGCGCAAAGGTCACGGCTGACAGCGTCATCCTGCGGATGTCCAACCCCCAGATCGACCAGGACCTGGACCTTGCCAGGCAACAGCTGGAGGCCGAGAAGATCTCGGTGGAGGAAATCGCCCTGACCAAGCAGCGCGAGCTCCAGGACGAGGACGCCAAGCTGCTCGAGGCGCAGTCCCAGCTTGAACTGGTCGAGATGCGGCAGAAGGCGCTGGCAGAGGTAGCAAAGCAGGGCATTCTCAGCAACATCGAATACGCCGAGATCAACCTGAAGGTCACCCAGCAGCAGCGCAACCTCAAGATCCAGCGCGAGCGCTATGCCACTCTGCAGAAGATCAACCGCGCGCAGGTGGAGATCCGCAACAAGCTGGTCGAACAGAAGCGACTGGCCTACGAGAAGATTCTCGACCAGAAGAACAAGCTCACCGTGCGGGCGGGGAACGAAGGCACGCTGCAGCTGCTGTACGTCGAGCTGGGCCAGAGCATTGAACCGGGGAAGGAGCTGGCGCTGGTCGGCGGCGACAAGGATCTCAATGCGCTGATCAAGATCCCCCAGTCCAAGAGCGATTCCGTCCGTATCGACCAGAGCGCCCGCATTTCGGTCGGGGGGAACATGGTTCCGGCCAAGGTGGTGCAGATCAACCCGGGTGTCGTGGACGGCAGCGTCACCGTCGAGCTGCAGCCCACGCAGACCCTGCCCGACAACGCGCGTCCGAACCTGAACGTCAACGCGGTGATTGAAGTGGGCTCCTACGACGACGCCTTGTTCGTCGATCGCCCGGCCAATGTGTCGCCCAATTCCTCCGTCAACGTCTTCGTGCTCGACAAGAGCGGTGATTCCGCAGAACGGGTGTCCGTGGACTTCGGGCAGGAGTCAGGAAAGCTCATCCAGGTCAAGAAAGGGCTTGTCGGTGGCGCGAAGGTCGTGTTGACGGACGTGTCGAAGTACGCCGCGGAAAAGTCGGTCTCGATCGTCGACTGA
- a CDS encoding MBL fold metallo-hydrolase has protein sequence MSERALYLREDVYFEPLFNQWYAWPYLIPPVTAARYVENTHLRIMKSFVNNYQLHIIAAQEPTLTGGEFLSCTEQQVDDIKRLVDRVETDQHDLLALSNAVRELDDLLLKHTSGESLTPLYEKVPAPLRGYVELVFDREHRATFRLIEPLLYRSGFYKPELQGLSFGSLTRVGSRPFVLSTPRLPDENHLQVSADFNAGIVDRVFKARQHPIPEGEIDALFAGHACSGGLHYRDLFTTDKPVRQPRPVESGVRLQYTGHAGFLVQSPEVSILIDPVIATRDPADPNAIIGFSDLPETIDYVCLTHNHQDHVNFETLLQLRHKIKRVLVPKSNGGKLTDPSLRLLLRQFGFDVVEMDECDEVAVGGGSITAIPFLGEHGDLDIRSKSAWLVRLEGRKMFFGADSANPDIALYANLKEYLTDLDVYAIGMECVGAPYTWLYGALATRKVGKAVKESRRLNGSDAKQAFDVIDMVRPKRVFVYALGMEPWYKYFMGIDYNENSTQMREVALFKEQCREIGLEAEPLFGSREYEMAPGVA, from the coding sequence ATGAGTGAGCGCGCGCTGTATCTACGAGAAGACGTCTACTTCGAACCATTGTTCAATCAATGGTATGCCTGGCCATACCTGATTCCGCCGGTCACCGCCGCGCGCTACGTGGAAAACACGCACCTGCGGATCATGAAGTCGTTCGTGAACAACTATCAGCTGCATATCATTGCGGCGCAGGAGCCGACGCTGACCGGCGGGGAGTTCCTGTCCTGTACCGAGCAGCAGGTCGACGACATCAAACGCCTCGTCGACCGGGTCGAGACGGACCAGCACGACCTGCTGGCGCTGTCCAATGCCGTGCGCGAGCTGGATGACCTGCTGCTCAAGCACACCAGCGGCGAATCATTGACGCCGTTGTACGAGAAAGTGCCGGCCCCCTTGCGCGGCTACGTGGAGCTGGTCTTCGATCGCGAGCACCGCGCGACATTCCGGCTGATCGAGCCGCTGCTGTACCGCAGTGGTTTCTACAAGCCGGAACTGCAGGGGTTGTCGTTCGGGTCGCTGACGCGCGTCGGCAGCCGCCCCTTCGTGCTGAGCACGCCCCGGTTGCCGGACGAGAACCACCTGCAGGTCTCGGCGGACTTCAACGCCGGGATCGTCGACCGGGTCTTCAAGGCCCGCCAGCATCCGATCCCCGAGGGGGAAATCGATGCGCTGTTCGCGGGGCATGCGTGTTCCGGCGGGCTGCACTACCGGGACTTGTTCACCACGGACAAGCCCGTCCGGCAGCCGCGTCCGGTCGAGTCGGGCGTGCGGCTCCAGTACACCGGCCATGCGGGCTTTCTGGTGCAGTCGCCGGAGGTCTCGATCCTGATCGACCCGGTTATCGCGACCCGGGACCCGGCCGACCCGAATGCCATCATCGGCTTCAGTGACCTGCCCGAAACCATCGATTACGTGTGCCTGACGCATAACCACCAGGACCACGTCAACTTCGAAACCCTTTTGCAATTGCGCCACAAGATCAAGCGGGTGCTGGTCCCCAAGAGCAATGGCGGCAAGCTCACCGACCCCAGCCTGCGCCTCTTGCTCAGGCAGTTCGGGTTCGACGTCGTTGAGATGGACGAGTGCGACGAGGTCGCCGTCGGCGGCGGCAGCATCACCGCGATCCCGTTCCTCGGCGAGCACGGAGACCTGGATATCCGCAGCAAGTCGGCCTGGCTGGTGCGGCTGGAGGGGCGAAAGATGTTCTTCGGCGCCGACTCGGCCAATCCGGATATCGCCCTGTACGCCAACCTCAAGGAATACCTCACCGACCTCGACGTCTACGCCATCGGCATGGAGTGCGTCGGCGCGCCCTATACCTGGCTGTATGGCGCCCTGGCTACGCGCAAGGTCGGCAAGGCGGTCAAGGAGAGCCGGCGGCTCAACGGTTCCGACGCAAAACAGGCGTTTGACGTGATCGACATGGTCCGGCCAAAGCGCGTGTTTGTGTACGCGCTGGGCATGGAGCCCTGGTACAAGTACTTCATGGGCATTGACTACAATGAAAATTCGACCCAGATGCGAGAAGTCGCGCTATTCAAGGAACAGTGTCGCGAAATCGGTTTGGAGGCCGAGCCACTGTTCGGCAGCAGGGAGTACGAGATGGCGCCGGGCGTAGCGTAA
- a CDS encoding TauD/TfdA family dioxygenase → MNTHEFPLVVRAPSEGASLPDFLAGRKERMEADLAEYGAVLYRGFAPMTGEALDRLVGSLSSVSFKNDEESSPRNHVVGNVYTSTNYRSEMEIFPHNENSYKKEFPMKLFFYCVHPGAEGGETPIADCRRVLKRLGDGIKAKFQQKKWMYVRNFTAGIGVSWQEAFNTTRREDVEAYCRDQDIRFAWHDEDSLKTWQVREPLLSHPASGEPSWFNHATFFNIQTLDKDLRESLCDMFGDDALPHNTYYGDGSPIEPAVIGELQQAYLAESVPIKWETGDLMVLDNLLTAHARKPFKGERRIYLAQTDPVDRATLVPTEA, encoded by the coding sequence ATGAACACGCACGAATTTCCCCTGGTCGTGAGGGCGCCGAGCGAAGGCGCCTCGCTGCCAGACTTCCTGGCTGGACGAAAAGAACGAATGGAGGCCGACCTGGCCGAGTACGGCGCGGTCCTCTATCGCGGTTTCGCGCCGATGACCGGCGAAGCGCTGGACCGGCTGGTCGGCTCGTTGTCCTCGGTCTCATTCAAGAATGACGAGGAAAGCTCCCCGCGAAATCACGTGGTCGGAAACGTGTACACATCGACGAATTACCGCTCGGAGATGGAGATATTTCCGCACAACGAGAATTCGTACAAAAAAGAGTTCCCGATGAAGTTGTTTTTCTACTGCGTGCATCCGGGCGCGGAAGGTGGCGAGACGCCGATTGCCGATTGCCGCAGGGTACTCAAGCGTCTTGGCGATGGCATCAAGGCGAAGTTCCAGCAGAAGAAGTGGATGTATGTCCGGAACTTCACCGCCGGTATCGGCGTGTCCTGGCAGGAAGCCTTCAATACCACGCGCCGGGAGGACGTGGAGGCCTATTGCCGTGACCAGGACATCCGTTTCGCCTGGCACGATGAAGACTCGCTCAAGACCTGGCAGGTGCGCGAGCCGCTGCTCAGCCACCCGGCCAGTGGTGAGCCCTCGTGGTTCAACCATGCCACGTTCTTCAACATCCAGACGCTGGACAAGGACCTCCGGGAATCCCTGTGCGACATGTTTGGCGACGACGCCCTGCCGCACAACACCTACTACGGCGATGGCAGCCCGATCGAACCGGCCGTCATCGGTGAGCTGCAGCAGGCGTACCTGGCGGAGTCGGTGCCGATCAAGTGGGAAACCGGCGATCTGATGGTCCTGGACAACCTGTTGACCGCGCACGCCCGGAAACCCTTCAAGGGCGAGCGCCGGATCTACCTGGCCCAGACCGACCCGGTGGACCGGGCAACGCTGGTCCCCACCGAGGCCTAG
- a CDS encoding carbamoyltransferase family protein, translating into MSTHKDIHPSRVVVGMSFGYHDAACCILKDGKLVAAVQEERFSRVKNDKSFPRKSLRYCLEEAGVGLDQVDCIAYYEEPEKKLSRQIWMGSIENADPVRKANVVQHICAESPERTIRDTLGYHGRIEIVEHHLSHAASAYYFSGFDEAAVLTVDGVGEWATTSYSAGYGESLSIFEEVGFPDSLGLFYSTITAFLGFKVNSGEYKVMGLAPYGNDIYGDKLRQLIQVGENGQYRLNMRYFDFLKTSRMYSDELIALLGIAPRVPESDIAQHHMDIAKSLQVVLEEILLDKVRYLHSRVPSKNLCMAGGVALNCVANGKILRDGPFENLFVQPAAGDAGSSLGAAAVAWVRLFGERPAQRDMPHAYLGPRYAADDVYRLLKSTGVQFDDYRGKEKELIEFTAGQIADGKVIGWYQGRMEFGPRALGARSILADPRDGGMREKINALVKMREAFRPFAPAVKAEAATDHFALTSPSPFMLQTCDVESLLDLPAITHVDNSARVQTVEADVNPRFHALLSEFERLTDCPILLNTSFNVRGEPVICSPLDAIICFVRARIDFLILEDFVIRQTDIPEMWRVGVSNTPVVPPRKDARAIGHAVYTFL; encoded by the coding sequence ATGAGTACGCATAAGGACATCCATCCATCCAGAGTCGTCGTCGGAATGTCGTTCGGCTACCACGACGCCGCCTGCTGCATCCTCAAGGACGGCAAGCTGGTCGCCGCCGTCCAGGAGGAGCGCTTCAGTCGCGTCAAGAACGACAAGTCATTTCCGAGGAAGAGCCTGCGCTACTGCCTGGAAGAAGCGGGTGTTGGGCTGGACCAGGTCGATTGCATTGCCTATTACGAAGAGCCTGAGAAGAAGCTGTCCCGGCAGATCTGGATGGGGAGCATCGAGAATGCCGATCCGGTGCGCAAAGCCAACGTCGTGCAGCACATCTGTGCTGAAAGTCCGGAACGGACCATCCGCGACACACTCGGCTATCACGGCCGGATCGAGATCGTCGAGCACCATCTGTCGCACGCCGCCAGTGCGTATTACTTTTCCGGTTTCGATGAAGCGGCCGTGCTGACGGTGGACGGCGTGGGCGAGTGGGCGACGACCAGCTACTCGGCCGGCTATGGCGAAAGCCTGAGCATCTTCGAGGAAGTTGGTTTTCCCGACTCGCTCGGGTTGTTCTACAGCACCATCACCGCGTTCCTGGGCTTCAAGGTCAACAGCGGTGAATACAAGGTGATGGGCCTGGCGCCCTACGGTAACGACATCTACGGCGACAAGCTGCGGCAGCTGATCCAGGTTGGCGAGAACGGCCAGTACCGGCTCAACATGCGCTACTTTGATTTCCTCAAGACCAGCCGGATGTACTCCGACGAGCTGATCGCGCTGCTGGGAATTGCGCCGCGGGTGCCGGAATCGGACATCGCGCAGCACCACATGGATATTGCCAAGAGCCTGCAGGTGGTTCTGGAAGAGATCCTGCTCGACAAGGTGCGTTACCTGCACTCGCGCGTGCCGAGCAAAAACCTGTGCATGGCCGGGGGCGTGGCGCTCAACTGCGTCGCCAACGGCAAGATCCTGCGCGACGGGCCGTTCGAGAACCTGTTCGTTCAGCCCGCTGCCGGTGACGCCGGTTCTTCACTGGGCGCGGCTGCCGTGGCCTGGGTACGCCTGTTCGGCGAGCGCCCGGCGCAACGCGACATGCCACATGCCTACCTCGGACCGCGCTATGCCGCTGACGATGTCTATCGCCTGCTCAAGAGCACCGGCGTGCAGTTCGACGACTATCGCGGCAAGGAAAAGGAACTGATCGAGTTCACGGCCGGCCAGATTGCCGATGGCAAGGTGATCGGCTGGTACCAGGGGCGGATGGAGTTCGGACCGCGTGCGCTCGGCGCCCGGTCGATCCTGGCCGATCCGCGCGACGGCGGCATGCGCGAGAAGATTAATGCGCTGGTCAAGATGCGCGAGGCGTTCCGGCCGTTTGCGCCCGCCGTGAAGGCGGAAGCGGCAACCGACCATTTCGCGCTGACCTCGCCCTCGCCGTTCATGTTGCAGACCTGCGACGTCGAGTCACTGCTGGACCTGCCCGCAATTACGCATGTGGACAATTCAGCGCGCGTGCAGACGGTCGAGGCTGACGTCAACCCACGCTTCCATGCGCTGTTGTCCGAATTCGAGCGGCTGACGGATTGTCCGATCCTTCTGAACACCTCGTTCAATGTGCGCGGCGAGCCGGTGATCTGCTCGCCGCTGGACGCGATCATCTGTTTCGTCAGGGCGAGGATCGACTTCCTGATCCTGGAAGACTTCGTCATCCGCCAGACCGACATTCCGGAGATGTGGCGCGTTGGCGTCAGCAATACGCCCGTTGTTCCACCGCGAAAGGACGCGCGCGCCATCGGTCACGCCGTCTACACCTTCCTTTGA